A segment of the Azospirillum lipoferum 4B genome:
AGCCCCCGGCACCGATCAGCGCCGCCACCGCCGCCAGCCCGACTGCCTGGACCACGGTGATGCGCAGCCCCGACAGGAAGACCGGCAAGGCCAGCGGCAGGTCGACGCGCAGGAAGATCTGGCGCGGCGTCAGACCCATGCCGCGCGCTGCCTCCCGCACCGGGGCGGGCACGCCGTCCAGCCCGACCGCGGTGTTGCGGACGATGGGCAGCAGCGAATAGAGCGTCAGCGCGATCACCGCCGGCAGCGGCCCGACCCCGCTGATCCCCCAACCCGGCAACAGGGCGCCGAGTGCGGCCAGCGGCGCCATCAGCAGCCCGAACAGGGCGATGGACGGCACCGTCTGCACGATGTTCAGCACCGGGAACACCGCGCGCCCGACCGCCTCGACACGGTGCGCCGCCACGCCGAGCGGAATGCCGACCAGCAGCGTCGGCACCAGCGCCGCCGCGACCAGAGTGGCGTGGCGCAGCACGGCGTCGGCGAACACGTCGCGCCGGTTGGCGTATTCCTTGAGGATCGACAGCGCATCGAGATGGCCGGTCGCCAGTTGCAGCGCCACCAGCCCGGCAACCGCGCCGCCCACCGCCAGCCGGCCGACCGCCCCCAGCCCCATCCGCCGCGCGGCATCGACCGCGGCCAGCAGCCCCGCCGCCGCCATCACCCAGAAACCGGACGCGAAGGAGGTGCGCGCCGCCGCCGACGCTCCCTGCGCCAGCACCGCCGCGTGGTGCCCGGCCAGCCAGACCAGCCCGGCCGCGAACAGCCCCCCCGCCGCCACCGTCAG
Coding sequences within it:
- a CDS encoding ABC transporter permease, producing MALAAAVAAVALPFLGFAPNRLLSGRPVPLWAAVQGLGGLAVLLPGLVLLATPFLRPTRFGLGLTVAAGGLFAAGLVWLAGHHAAVLAQGASAAARTSFASGFWVMAAAGLLAAVDAARRMGLGAVGRLAVGGAVAGLVALQLATGHLDALSILKEYANRRDVFADAVLRHATLVAAALVPTLLVGIPLGVAAHRVEAVGRAVFPVLNIVQTVPSIALFGLLMAPLAALGALLPGWGISGVGPLPAVIALTLYSLLPIVRNTAVGLDGVPAPVREAARGMGLTPRQIFLRVDLPLALPVFLSGLRITVVQAVGLAAVAALIGAGGLGAIMFQGLFANALDLVLLGAVPVILLAVAADALLSIGIAAATSHIGLSPGRSAP